A portion of the Leptospira mtsangambouensis genome contains these proteins:
- a CDS encoding EboA domain-containing protein — protein sequence MNANTTIELTQFLFEMTTKSEREWLENKTKTNVLDLMTAFVAAPRFLSKKNISYDDKVKGNLIPHLPGYQVDGWSLVHLARVWLLLQIPQDPKEDCIKNIETLFDTAELNELVALYSALPLLPYPWEWLSRATDAVRSNMGFVFDAISLLNPYPELYFPESAWNQLVLKTIFNRKPIHLIYGLDRRKNKELAISISDFIDERFAAGRKIPPQILRLLTPFSNEEHSSTLIRMFASEESGEKEAAALVCFESKEPKLRSLLANHPELELSIQNGELDWSKLESIP from the coding sequence ATGAATGCCAACACTACAATAGAATTGACTCAATTTCTTTTTGAAATGACAACAAAGTCGGAGCGCGAGTGGTTAGAAAACAAAACAAAAACCAATGTTTTGGATTTAATGACTGCGTTTGTTGCAGCACCTCGGTTTTTATCAAAAAAAAATATTTCTTATGATGATAAAGTAAAAGGAAACTTAATTCCACATTTGCCTGGGTACCAAGTTGACGGGTGGAGCCTTGTTCATTTAGCGAGAGTTTGGTTGTTGTTGCAAATTCCTCAAGATCCAAAAGAAGATTGTATAAAAAATATTGAAACTCTTTTTGATACAGCCGAATTAAATGAATTGGTTGCTTTATATTCCGCCCTGCCTCTTCTTCCTTATCCTTGGGAATGGCTATCACGAGCAACAGATGCAGTTCGTTCAAATATGGGTTTTGTATTTGATGCTATATCTCTTTTAAATCCTTATCCTGAATTATATTTTCCTGAATCTGCTTGGAACCAACTTGTATTAAAAACTATTTTTAACAGAAAACCAATCCATTTGATTTATGGATTAGATCGACGTAAAAATAAGGAATTGGCTATTTCGATTTCTGATTTTATCGATGAACGATTTGCTGCTGGGAGAAAAATCCCTCCGCAAATTTTGCGACTCCTCACACCGTTTTCAAATGAGGAACATTCTTCTACTCTTATTCGTATGTTTGCATCTGAAGAAAGTGGAGAGAAAGAAGCAGCAGCTCTTGTCTGTTTTGAATCCAAAGAACCTAAACTTCGCTCTTTACTAGCAAACCATCCAGAATTAGAATTATCAATACAAAACGGAGAATTGGATTGGTCTAAACTAGAGTCCATCCCTTAA
- a CDS encoding TatD family hydrolase, translated as MCQNPNEPKKNPSHFESIEHSEDTPTHRDLLWEDYENLIQGMRFFDPHIHMVSRTTDDYQMMAKAGIVAIIEPAFWVGQPRTGLSSFKDYYSSLVGWERFRSSQFGIKHYCTMGLNSREANNERLAEEVMEILPLFAFKEGVVGIGEIGFDDQTVLEEKYYRLQLELAKKAKLPVQIHTPHRDKKRGTERSMSIAIEHGLDPSWVVVDHNNEETVKSVLDQGFWAAFTIYPFTKMGNERMVSVVEKYGPERIMINSSADWGISDPLAIPKTAALMMQRGIPKDVIRMVTYQNAIDAFAKSGQIDVKDFDLEFSPDPNAKFHGNSVLRGGQQPVINKNSLFIQ; from the coding sequence ATGTGCCAAAATCCAAACGAACCAAAAAAAAATCCTTCTCATTTTGAATCTATAGAACATTCCGAAGATACTCCAACCCATAGGGATTTGTTATGGGAAGATTATGAGAACCTGATCCAAGGGATGCGATTTTTTGATCCTCATATCCATATGGTATCGCGGACAACTGATGACTACCAAATGATGGCAAAGGCCGGGATCGTTGCCATCATTGAGCCAGCATTTTGGGTGGGCCAACCAAGGACTGGACTTTCTAGTTTTAAAGACTATTATAGCAGTCTTGTTGGTTGGGAAAGATTTCGATCTTCTCAATTTGGTATCAAACACTACTGCACAATGGGATTAAATTCTCGAGAAGCAAATAACGAACGTCTTGCGGAAGAGGTGATGGAAATTTTGCCTTTGTTTGCTTTTAAAGAAGGTGTCGTAGGAATTGGAGAGATTGGTTTTGACGACCAAACAGTTTTAGAAGAAAAGTATTATCGCCTCCAATTGGAACTTGCAAAAAAAGCTAAGTTACCCGTACAAATTCATACCCCGCATCGAGATAAAAAAAGAGGAACAGAAAGAAGTATGTCGATTGCCATCGAACATGGTTTAGATCCTTCTTGGGTTGTGGTGGATCATAATAATGAAGAAACCGTTAAGTCAGTGTTAGACCAAGGATTTTGGGCTGCCTTTACCATTTATCCATTTACTAAAATGGGAAATGAAAGAATGGTTTCTGTCGTTGAAAAATATGGACCAGAAAGGATCATGATTAATTCAAGTGCCGATTGGGGAATTTCAGATCCCCTTGCAATTCCAAAAACTGCTGCTCTTATGATGCAAAGAGGAATTCCAAAGGATGTGATCCGGATGGTCACTTACCAGAATGCCATTGATGCTTTTGCAAAAAGTGGACAGATTGATGTAAAAGATTTTGATTTAGAATTTTCGCCTGATCCTAATGCAAAATTTCATGGTAACTCTGTCCTTAGGGGTGGCCAACAACCAGTGATCAATAAAAACTCTTTGTTTATCCAATAA
- the eboC gene encoding UbiA-like protein EboC (EboC, a homolog the polyprenyltransferase UbiA, belongs to system of proteins involved in the trafficking of precursor metabolites to an extracytoplasmic compartment so that the biosynthesis of certain natural products, such as scytonemin, can be completed.) gives MNLKAYLTLLRPANVITALADILAGMAIVGFVWKDNTPIFLFLSTICLYGGGVVLNDYFDVVIDTKERPERPIPSGKVSKHSALLFGNILLGLGLLFSFLYQTQSGWIVCFIILAILTYNRFAKHHPVLGPVVMGLCRGGNLVLGMSLVTNIESNRLFLSLFPILYIAAITMISRDEVHGGKKTNLVLAGVLYLIVIFSQLALSFFLGNFYYSFPFGLLHLGMIFPPLVAAYKNPIGPNIGKAVKMGVISLIILNTSFASSFGFVFVAFLILCLLPVSLLLAKYFSVT, from the coding sequence ATGAATTTAAAAGCTTACTTAACTTTACTGAGACCGGCAAATGTAATCACAGCTTTGGCTGATATACTTGCAGGTATGGCCATTGTGGGTTTTGTTTGGAAGGACAATACTCCTATTTTTCTTTTTCTTTCCACCATATGTCTGTATGGTGGAGGTGTTGTATTAAACGATTATTTTGATGTAGTGATCGATACGAAGGAAAGACCGGAACGTCCCATTCCCAGTGGTAAGGTTTCTAAACATTCAGCTTTACTGTTCGGTAATATCCTACTAGGACTTGGTCTTTTATTTTCTTTTTTATATCAAACACAAAGTGGATGGATTGTTTGTTTTATTATTTTGGCAATTCTTACTTACAACCGTTTTGCGAAACACCATCCGGTTTTAGGTCCAGTGGTTATGGGGCTTTGTCGTGGTGGTAATTTGGTTTTAGGAATGAGTTTGGTAACAAATATTGAATCCAACCGACTTTTCCTTTCTCTTTTCCCAATTCTTTATATTGCAGCAATCACGATGATTAGTCGAGATGAAGTCCATGGTGGAAAAAAAACTAACTTAGTGCTTGCTGGTGTCTTGTATTTGATTGTGATTTTTTCGCAATTGGCACTTTCTTTTTTCTTAGGAAATTTTTATTATAGTTTTCCTTTTGGACTTTTGCATTTGGGAATGATTTTCCCTCCTCTAGTCGCGGCCTACAAAAATCCAATTGGACCAAATATTGGTAAGGCGGTAAAAATGGGCGTAATATCCCTTATCATTTTAAATACATCTTTTGCTTCCAGTTTTGGATTTGTTTTTGTCGCTTTTTTGATTCTTTGTTTGTTGCCGGTTTCTTTGTTGTTGGCAAAATATTTTTCGGTTACCTGA
- a CDS encoding 3-dehydroquinate synthase: protein MFESLYPSLSSEFQVKFRYTVQFTKKIFHPENPTLSRFFISEQNLGTTKKALVVLDEGLLFHFPNLVFEIRSYFQDLDQVVQLTSDIMVVPGGESCKNNPKIWESLVDAVDQFGIDRHSYIIAIGGGAILDLVGYVAAVSHRGIRLVRIPSTVLSQNDSGVGVKNSINYQGKKNFLGTFAPPVAVFNDLSFLESLDDRDWRSGMAEAIKVALIKDPIFFEWIESNAVNLKNRNLDTMSYLIHRCAKLHMDHIANGDPFEFGSSRPLDFGHWAAHKLEYLTEFSLRHGEAVAIGMALDTVYSYQNQLLPKESRDRILLLLKQLGFAIYHPKLSENKKENLYLGLREFQEHLGGKLTIMLLCGIGISKEVHEMDSKTLADSVNFLEEYT from the coding sequence ATGTTTGAAAGTTTATATCCTTCTCTTTCTTCTGAGTTCCAAGTTAAATTTCGTTATACAGTTCAGTTTACGAAAAAAATTTTTCATCCAGAAAATCCTACTTTGTCTCGATTTTTCATTTCTGAACAGAACCTAGGAACTACAAAAAAGGCTTTAGTTGTTTTAGATGAAGGTTTACTTTTCCATTTCCCAAATTTAGTTTTTGAAATTCGCAGTTATTTTCAGGATTTGGATCAAGTAGTTCAACTAACGAGTGATATAATGGTGGTTCCTGGTGGTGAAAGTTGTAAAAACAATCCAAAAATTTGGGAATCTTTAGTTGATGCCGTGGACCAGTTTGGGATTGATCGCCATTCTTATATCATCGCCATCGGTGGAGGTGCCATTCTCGACTTAGTTGGTTATGTGGCAGCTGTATCACATAGAGGAATCCGATTGGTCCGAATTCCTAGTACAGTTTTATCACAAAATGATTCGGGAGTAGGAGTTAAAAATAGCATCAACTACCAAGGTAAAAAAAACTTCCTTGGAACTTTTGCACCACCAGTAGCCGTGTTTAATGATCTCAGTTTTTTAGAAAGTTTAGATGATCGGGATTGGCGGTCAGGAATGGCTGAGGCAATCAAAGTTGCTTTGATCAAAGATCCTATTTTTTTTGAATGGATTGAATCGAATGCTGTAAACTTAAAGAATCGAAATTTAGATACAATGTCGTATTTAATCCATCGTTGTGCAAAACTACATATGGACCATATTGCAAATGGTGATCCATTTGAATTTGGTTCTTCTCGGCCCCTTGATTTTGGACATTGGGCAGCCCATAAATTAGAATACTTAACTGAGTTTTCATTGCGGCATGGTGAAGCTGTTGCTATTGGAATGGCTTTGGATACTGTGTATTCCTATCAGAATCAACTTTTACCAAAGGAAAGTAGGGATCGAATCCTGCTTTTATTGAAACAACTAGGATTTGCAATATATCATCCCAAATTATCCGAGAATAAAAAAGAAAATTTATATTTAGGATTGCGAGAGTTCCAAGAACATCTTGGAGGTAAGCTCACCATTATGTTGTTATGTGGTATTGGAATCAGTAAGGAGGTTCACGAAATGGATTCAAAAACTTTGGCTGATTCTGTAAACTTCCTGGAAGAATACACATGA
- the eboE gene encoding metabolite traffic protein EboE: protein MKTKYGHLTYCSNIHPGESWSDHFLHLKSHLPGIHKSVSPDAPMGLGLRLSNEASLELMDSKVMAEWKEWLNKEGIYVFLINGFPYGGFHETVVKENVYRPDWATKERFDYTLRLFSILSELLPEGMEGGVSTPPLSYFYFDSNESLRKERILSATEQIVNVAIHLIQMKLDHGQKLHLDIEPEPDGILGNVQLWVEWFLSDFLPMVVPRIQMMLGVDQKAAEQMAKDHIRICLDACHAAVSFEDNKSILSLLAKHSIQVGRIQISSALKINFSNETNSLLDLVSSFDEPTYLHQVLIQSKDSTLESFPDLPQAIQNGKKQFVEWRIHFHVPVFLESYGHLSSTQKEVLELLNLQKQTIFTKALEVETYTWGVLPKETQIPVSESIIRELQWVQSVLEDKNK from the coding sequence ATGAAGACAAAATACGGCCATTTGACCTATTGTTCCAATATTCATCCTGGAGAATCCTGGTCCGATCATTTTTTACACCTAAAATCTCACTTACCTGGAATACACAAATCCGTTTCCCCTGATGCACCAATGGGATTGGGGTTACGTTTAAGCAATGAAGCTTCCTTGGAGTTGATGGACTCTAAGGTTATGGCTGAATGGAAAGAGTGGTTAAACAAAGAGGGGATTTATGTTTTTTTAATCAACGGGTTTCCGTATGGCGGCTTTCATGAAACCGTTGTTAAAGAAAATGTTTATCGACCAGATTGGGCAACGAAAGAAAGGTTTGATTACACTCTTCGTTTGTTTTCTATCCTCTCCGAATTATTGCCCGAAGGAATGGAAGGAGGAGTTTCTACACCTCCATTGTCTTATTTTTATTTTGATTCAAATGAATCCTTGCGTAAAGAAAGGATTTTATCGGCAACTGAACAAATCGTAAATGTGGCAATACATCTGATCCAAATGAAATTGGATCATGGCCAAAAATTACATTTGGATATAGAGCCGGAACCGGATGGAATTTTAGGAAACGTACAACTTTGGGTAGAATGGTTTTTGTCTGATTTTCTTCCAATGGTTGTACCAAGAATCCAGATGATGTTAGGTGTGGATCAGAAAGCTGCTGAACAAATGGCCAAAGATCATATTCGCATTTGTTTGGATGCCTGTCATGCTGCAGTAAGTTTTGAAGATAACAAAAGTATTTTATCCTTACTCGCTAAACATTCTATTCAAGTTGGAAGGATTCAAATTAGTTCAGCTTTAAAAATAAATTTTTCAAACGAAACAAATTCATTACTAGACTTGGTTTCTAGTTTTGACGAGCCGACGTATCTCCACCAAGTGCTCATCCAATCGAAAGACAGTACATTGGAATCTTTTCCTGATTTACCACAAGCAATCCAAAATGGGAAAAAACAATTTGTTGAATGGAGGATACATTTTCACGTTCCTGTATTTTTAGAATCCTACGGGCACCTTTCTTCCACACAAAAGGAAGTATTAGAACTTTTAAATCTACAGAAACAAACTATATTCACCAAAGCTTTGGAAGTAGAAACCTACACATGGGGAGTTTTACCAAAGGAAACACAAATCCCAGTTTCAGAATCGATTATTCGTGAATTGCAGTGGGTACAATCTGTTTTAGAAGATAAAAATAAGTGA
- a CDS encoding alkaline phosphatase family protein, translated as MKQSKNKVFQKTIVIDVVGLSSHLVGEFTPFLKKFLDQRRTLLIEPMLPAVTTSVQSTYLTGKLPSEHGIVGNGWYDQEDAEIKFWKQSNHLVAAEKIWDRAKKIDPNFTCSKMFWWYNMYSSADYSVTPRPQYHADGVKAPDCYSHPPELREELQSTFGQFPLFNFWGPNANIKSTQWIADATIYVDKKYNPNLTLVYLPHLDYCLQKFGPDFSKIQNELLEIDSVLKQLIEYYESQKTKIVLLSEYGITPVNHPIHINRILRENGYLSVRKERWYELLDPGASKAFAVSDHQISHIYCNDPTNKKQIMEILSKVSGIKLILDKKSQKKYGIDHKRSGDIVLVADSESWFTYYYWLDERKAPDYARLVDIHRKPGYDPCEMFMDPKNPMIKLKAGLKLLRKKLGFRYLMDVIPLDASLVKGSHGALHQKKEFYPIFSSNKLYPQKEISATKVYDLIWDQMTSEI; from the coding sequence ATGAAACAATCAAAAAACAAAGTATTCCAAAAAACAATTGTCATTGATGTTGTCGGACTTAGCAGTCATTTGGTGGGAGAGTTCACACCTTTTTTAAAAAAATTTCTGGACCAAAGAAGAACTCTCCTCATCGAGCCTATGTTACCTGCCGTAACCACAAGTGTCCAGTCTACTTACCTAACAGGAAAATTACCTAGTGAACACGGCATTGTTGGAAATGGATGGTATGACCAAGAGGATGCAGAAATTAAATTTTGGAAACAATCCAATCATTTAGTTGCTGCAGAAAAAATTTGGGATAGAGCCAAAAAAATAGACCCGAACTTCACTTGTTCTAAAATGTTTTGGTGGTACAATATGTACTCTAGTGCCGATTATTCTGTGACCCCAAGACCACAATACCATGCTGATGGAGTCAAAGCACCTGATTGTTATTCGCATCCACCGGAACTTCGTGAAGAACTCCAATCCACTTTTGGTCAATTCCCTCTATTCAACTTTTGGGGGCCGAATGCAAATATCAAATCGACCCAATGGATCGCCGATGCAACTATCTATGTTGATAAAAAATATAATCCTAATTTAACCCTTGTATATCTTCCGCATCTAGATTATTGTCTTCAAAAATTTGGTCCCGATTTTTCTAAGATTCAGAATGAACTTTTGGAAATTGATTCTGTATTAAAACAGTTAATCGAATATTATGAATCACAAAAAACTAAAATTGTTTTGCTTTCTGAATATGGAATTACACCAGTCAATCACCCCATCCATATCAACAGAATTTTAAGAGAGAATGGTTATCTTTCAGTTCGAAAAGAAAGGTGGTATGAACTTTTAGATCCCGGTGCATCCAAAGCTTTTGCTGTATCCGATCACCAAATATCTCATATATATTGTAATGATCCAACAAACAAAAAACAGATCATGGAAATTTTGAGTAAGGTCTCCGGCATTAAACTTATTTTAGATAAAAAAAGTCAAAAAAAATACGGAATAGACCACAAACGCTCTGGAGATATTGTGTTGGTTGCCGATTCTGAATCCTGGTTTACATATTACTACTGGTTAGATGAAAGGAAAGCTCCAGATTATGCTCGTTTGGTGGATATTCATCGAAAACCGGGATATGATCCTTGCGAAATGTTTATGGATCCAAAAAATCCAATGATTAAACTTAAGGCGGGGCTGAAATTACTCCGCAAAAAACTGGGATTTCGATACCTAATGGATGTCATCCCTTTGGACGCGAGTTTGGTTAAGGGCTCTCATGGGGCCTTGCACCAGAAAAAGGAATTTTACCCTATTTTTTCCTCAAACAAATTATATCCCCAAAAAGAAATTTCTGCTACTAAAGTGTACGATTTGATTTGGGATCAGATGACTTCAGAGATTTAA